The following proteins are co-located in the Acidimicrobiales bacterium genome:
- the rplW gene encoding 50S ribosomal protein L23 yields MTDARDVIIAPVVSEKSYALMEAGVYTFKVLPTATKPQIKAAVQEIFGVKVDKVNTLNRQGKRKRNRKTFTYGKRPDTKRAIVTLAAGETIELFQD; encoded by the coding sequence ATGACCGACGCACGCGACGTCATCATCGCCCCGGTGGTGAGCGAGAAGTCCTACGCCCTCATGGAGGCCGGGGTCTACACCTTCAAGGTGCTGCCCACGGCCACCAAGCCGCAGATCAAGGCTGCGGTGCAGGAGATCTTCGGCGTCAAGGTCGACAAGGTGAACACCCTCAACCGGCAGGGCAAGCGCAAGCGCAACCGGAAGACGTTCACCTACGGCAAGCGCCCCGACACCAAGCGGGCGATCGTCACCCTCGCCGCCGGCGAGACGATCGAACTGTTCCAGGATTGA
- the rplD gene encoding 50S ribosomal protein L4 yields MASIKLTTAAGKSSGSVDLDDALFGVQPHFPVMHQVVTAQLAARRAGTQSTKTRAEVRGGGAKPWRQKGTGKARQGSIRSPQWRGGGVALGPKPRSYKQRTPKKMIRLALASALSDRLASEKVIVLKEWGIDAPSTKAAVEVLKKLELDGRVLVVLTREDDAVWKSLRNLQDVHVLVTGELNAYDVLVSDWVVFTEASLPQPKPAKAKTEEASAS; encoded by the coding sequence ATGGCGAGCATCAAGCTGACCACCGCGGCCGGCAAGTCGTCCGGCAGCGTCGATCTCGACGACGCGCTCTTCGGCGTCCAGCCCCACTTCCCGGTGATGCACCAGGTCGTGACGGCCCAGCTGGCCGCCCGCCGCGCCGGCACGCAGTCGACCAAGACCCGTGCCGAGGTCCGTGGCGGTGGCGCCAAGCCGTGGCGCCAGAAGGGCACCGGCAAGGCCCGCCAGGGTTCGATCCGCTCGCCGCAGTGGCGCGGTGGTGGCGTGGCCCTCGGCCCGAAGCCCCGCAGCTACAAGCAGCGGACCCCCAAGAAGATGATCCGCCTGGCGCTGGCGTCGGCCCTGTCCGACCGCCTGGCGTCGGAGAAGGTCATCGTGCTGAAGGAGTGGGGCATCGACGCCCCCAGCACCAAGGCCGCCGTCGAGGTGCTGAAGAAGCTCGAGCTCGACGGCCGGGTCCTCGTGGTCCTCACCCGTGAGGACGACGCCGTGTGGAAGAGCCTGCGCAACCTGCAGGACGTCCACGTGCTCGTCACCGGCGAGCTGAACGCCTACGACGTGCTGGTGAGCGACTGGGTCGTCTTCACCGAGGCGTCGCTGCCGCAGCCCAAGCCCGCCAAGGCGAAGACCGAGGAAGCGAGCGCATCATGA
- the rplC gene encoding 50S ribosomal protein L3 — translation MATRAIVGEKVGMTQVWDDDNRVVPVTVLRVRPCRVVQVKTNENDGYTALQVTFGARKASKLTKPVAGQYTKAGVDPGNKLVELRLDDVSAYEIGQEIGVDILASGELVDVTSVSKGKGFTGVMKRHGFSGLPASHGAHKVHRAPGSIGACATPARVFRGTRMAGRSGGQKTTTLNLMVVQADAERDLLLVKGSVPGPNGGLVLVRDAVKAGTKGKS, via the coding sequence ATGGCGACAAGAGCGATCGTCGGCGAGAAGGTCGGCATGACGCAGGTCTGGGACGACGACAACCGTGTCGTCCCGGTCACGGTCCTGCGCGTGCGACCCTGCCGCGTGGTCCAAGTCAAGACCAACGAGAACGACGGCTACACCGCCCTGCAGGTGACCTTCGGCGCCCGCAAGGCCAGCAAGCTGACCAAGCCCGTCGCCGGCCAGTACACCAAGGCCGGTGTCGACCCGGGCAACAAGCTCGTCGAGCTCCGGCTCGACGACGTGTCGGCCTACGAGATCGGCCAGGAGATCGGTGTCGACATCCTCGCCTCGGGCGAGCTCGTCGACGTCACCTCCGTGAGCAAGGGCAAGGGCTTCACCGGTGTCATGAAGCGCCACGGCTTCTCGGGCCTGCCCGCCAGCCACGGTGCGCACAAGGTGCACCGGGCCCCCGGCTCGATCGGGGCCTGCGCCACGCCGGCCCGTGTCTTCCGGGGCACCCGCATGGCCGGCCGGTCCGGTGGCCAGAAGACCACCACCCTCAACCTCATGGTCGTGCAGGCGGACGCCGAGCGCGACCTGCTGCTGGTCAAGGGCTCGGTGCCCGGCCCCAACGGCGGCCTGGTGCTGGTGCGTGACGCCGTCAAGGCCGGGACGAAGGGGAAGAGCTGA